tgactgattgagcctaaattttcacaggtttgttattttatatttatataagttgtggtacacgaagtgtgggccttggaccttttccgaaagtgtccaatggctttaaaatggattgctttgagaaaaaaaaaaacagtgaaagaGAAACTATGAGCTTGACTTTTACCAAAAACTTTTGAGTTTCTTTTCTTATCAGGAGCTGTATTGGATGGCTTAAGATCCTACAACAGACAACTTACAAGTTTCCCACAGAGGAACAGGATTGACCCCACAGGCCAAGAGAAATTTGACAAGTCTGTCCTAGCCTGGCATATGGCATTCACGAACCTAATGGTGAGATCagtatgtatttatttcattcattgaGGGCTTGAGGGGTCAAACCAGCTGAGaattatcaagtaaggttttatgctaacaattattaataattgagtaattacctatagtgtccactgcctttaaaaatattatccaaaccatattactttgaagaaaatcCTTTCGGAGaaaatcctttctcaaaataggtTCAGTAGCTGCGGTGCCTCTCACCCAGTAAGTTTGTTATTGTCATAAAAATTTTGGAGTATTTGGCCCTCCTACACAAATGTATGACCCATAGTGCTAGCCAGAGGGGGTGTCTATGGCCCTTTTCTAATAATGGctttggctcaggctagcttggccccgcggttgttttaacaataatgataatatcaaagtcttatatagtgcacgtatcCACCAAAAAAGGTActcactttcagaaagataggttattgaagtaaTGAATTCTCAGATCCagctacacaacacatgggaccaatggctttacatccgatccgaaggacgaagcaatggttaagtgattgcttaaggacacatgtgtcacggctggggatttgaacctacactctgctgatcagaatcaccagagtttgaattcggtgctcttaaccgctcggccacaacccTTGACAATTGAACTGTGTGTGCTTTGCGTACGCACTCGGGGCTTAAGAACAGAGCCTGAATAAATCCAAAGCGGAAGCCATGTATTTGAAAAGGGCCATGTTTCCCTGTTGTATCTCGCATATTCActttttaatgtgttgtaagTGAACAGTTTGGATAcagtttttaagttttcaacaaattttaacACCAAATCTTGGTTTAAATCTTGACCCAACACTTTTAACCATTGGTCATTTTATAGGATTCACTACATGGAGATTTTGACACCCAGTGGCCGAAGACTCTAGGGATGTACCAGCTGTGTGCGATATTCTACATCATATTCATTGGTCTCTTACTGTACTATCTAGCTGATAATATGCTGACCACGAGCCGCTTGACACCTCAGAGGATCAAGATATGGTAAGCGTCTTCCAATCATTTTATTGAGTAAGTGATCAAATGCTTTATACCCTGCATATTACTCCCTTGCAGTTTGTACCTGGGTAAGCCCCCTAATACTAATAGAGTCAATTGACTCAAGTTGTTGTGAGACTGGTTTTTAAGTCTAGTTTTTTACCAAGGGCTGTACTGTTGTCTTGTGTGCAGAATTAATATGAACGGGTTTGTGACATGTGAAGCTGtttactgttaagcagcgctatgaaattgggcccttgtgaGCATTACGTATTGTGTGAGTACCAGGTACGCATTTGAGTGTTCTGGTCAAAAACATTATTCTGAAATATGCAAAAGAGGCCAAAGGTAGTACGCATCCTGCAATTTTTTTTCGTCTGAGCTGCCCCTGTTGATTAGAGATCATGTTTTAAACAAAGGTTATGACTTCTGCTTTCTTATTCAGGGTGTCTCTATTGGTTGTTACTGGTGTGTGGAGTATACTAATGATGTATCTACTTGTGAAAGCACAGCAACTTGAGACCAAAGTCGAGTCGACTATACACTCTTTAAGCGACCATCTGGTAAGCGTTAATGTCGTCGCGTCAGTGCAAAACAATTTATCTTGGCACGTGTTTGTTTTATGTGTGCATCCGGTCAAAAAATAATAGATCTGTACATTATTTATGCGGATGTTTTGGTTCATTCCCAActtttttagtgcaaaatttgaaacatgactTAATTGGATTTCAACAACAAATGGGTCTTAACATTCGAAGGAGGAATATTTTAACAGTAAAAACGTCAAATTCAAGACAATTTTGATTGAATATTATTGAAAGTCGGAAATGAACCAAAAACATCCCCATGGCATGCAAAAATGTTGAGACCCATTTTTCTCAGAATGAAGTCAGCGAATGTTTTggatgttttaaaattttgcaCTGGAAGCTTATCAAATACAAAGTAAATTTGCACCAcatgaggttagagacttgtaatttgtCCCCACTCACATGAGGACTCTATCTTTTTCGAAAATGGgaacaaatttgaatttgacatttcccTTGCTCTTTAAATGTATCTTATTGTATGGTCTACAGCTGTCTGTTCCAGTCGTTTTCTCACCTTCTCTTTGTGTTTTCTATCAACCCCCAGAGTGATTTAGTCTTCTTGGACCTGAATCTTACACGCTACAAAGACGTCCTGATGTACTGGAGGATACGTTGCCTTCCCCCTACGACCACGGGTACACTCAGCATCATGGGATTTCTCCAGGTTCGAGACGTCGCCTACTACCTGCAGTATTACAGTCTGCCTGTGTTGACGGTACTACTAACTCCAGTGGTGCGTCTTGTGTTAGCAGTCAAGGAGGTCTACAGTAC
This genomic stretch from Asterias amurensis chromosome 9, ASM3211899v1 harbors:
- the LOC139941577 gene encoding uncharacterized protein, encoding MSRILRQSPRRGLRPLREQLNVDNVENTSPASSDADADPDVPVAQMKNIFEQTPKVRPPVTTPRHHQAPLQKNVAVQKRWGKDATLVKNRLEKTILGGVTDDDEKQVSPSLRQLRMTPGRALQKQKILERKHHEAKSRAHTLGIGGGISLWPQMENMRLTQREVAALTGVSAALVVGVVFLFHYLHGAVLDGLRSYNRQLTSFPQRNRIDPTGQEKFDKSVLAWHMAFTNLMDSLHGDFDTQWPKTLGMYQLCAIFYIIFIGLLLYYLADNMLTTSRLTPQRIKIWVSLLVVTGVWSILMMYLLVKAQQLETKVESTIHSLSDHLSDLVFLDLNLTRYKDVLMYWRIRCLPPTTTGTLSIMGFLQVRDVAYYLQYYSLPVLTVLLTPVVRLVLAVKEVYSTSKSK